The Tenebrio molitor chromosome 5, icTenMoli1.1, whole genome shotgun sequence genome has a segment encoding these proteins:
- the LOC138131780 gene encoding EF-hand domain-containing family member B, producing the protein MTSNQNKFIDRTPRILAAGKLSDNLGNSVANCLREYSIDDAAKALKLVANIDENENKTKYRTEPYKNKIRKGIYTDIRPILQPKVKTRYQTLINELKETSYESHWNKVVGKGRDPIPGLPRGLNPLEVTFGVQSNKDESVKELVNPSKGVYQVLSESQVGHEWYKKSHNDYNVGEKICRNYLTPAFDSAKRFGEKSKYDARGIWVRCACTWHQNEPVVITSKIQADFLNKTRSRLGECLTPNNIAENLPKGFVFGKSYKRELYGVEELLRDSDCPPCQFKRDLKCWLTSFNKLRIYLNIRDHSEFTLNDICKRLLYYDVDKSGCLPLETFYQVCACYQFTFDKDNLEPLLRLLSIICDNKINYTKFFDIVNCKTAPLELVKIEDVPERNQYYITSSQAACCDYLIINNADSPAAGIPSIRYDLSRPIVPLGGCRADLENLGDECSAAILLNPSIYFNYGLSFRDFFIPRKRDVIRGLFEKTGYSLSDAAFEKLWSEGVEHDKTGLVCVDTFNKLLEKYYGDQRKLVVDEATC; encoded by the coding sequence ATGACATCCaaccaaaataaatttatcgaTCGAACGCCACGTATTTTAGCAGCTGGAAAATTATCGGATAATTTGGGGAATAGTGTGGCAAATTGCTTAAGAGAATATTCGATCGACGATGCAGCGAAAGCTTTAAAGCTCGTGGCAAACATCGACgaaaatgagaacaaaacGAAGTACAGAACGGAAccctacaaaaataaaatacgaaaaggAATTTATACGGATATCAGACCAATTTTACAGCCGAAAGTAAAAACCAGATATCAGACGTTAATAAATGAATTGAAGGAGACTTCTTACGAATCACACTGGAATAAAGTTGTGGGCAAAGGCCGAGATCCAATTCCTGGACTACCGAGAGGACTCAATCCCCTTGAAGTTACCTTTGGAGTACAAAGCAATAAAGATGAATCTGTGAAGGAATTAGTCAACCCTTCGAAAGGAGTGTATCAGGTTCTGTCTGAAAGTCAAGTCGGTCACGAATGGTACAAGAAGTCTCACAACGATTACAACGTGGGAGAAAAAATTTGTCGGAATTATTTGACACCCGCTTTTGACAGTGCGAAGCGATTTGGGGAAAAAAGCAAATATGATGCGCGAGGAATCTGGGTGCGATGCGCTTGTACTTGGCACCAAAACGAACCCGTCGTTATCACAAGTAAAATCCAAGCAgactttttaaacaaaactaGGAGCAGACTAGGCGAATGTTTGACTCCGAATAACATCGCTGAAAATCTACCCAAGGGTTTTGTTTTTGGCAAATCGTACAAACGCGAACTGTATGGAGTTGAAGAGTTGCTAAGAGACAGTGACTGTCCCCCATGTCAGTTCAAGCGAGATTTGAAATGTTGGTTGACTTCGTTTAATAAACTCAGGATATATTTGAACATCCGCGACCACTCGGAGTTCACCTTGAACGATATATGTAAAAGACTGTTGTACTATGACGTCGACAAGTCTGGCTGTCTACCTTTGGAAACATTCTACCAGGTTTGCGCTTGTTACCAATTCACATTTGACAAAGACAACCTCGAACCACTCTTGCGACTTTTGTCGATCATTTGCGATAACAAAATCAATTATACAAAATTCTTCGACATCGTGAATTGCAAGACGGCTCCTCTTGAATTGGTCAAGATAGAAGACGTGCCCGAACGCAACCAGTACTACATCACCTCCAGTCAAGCGGCTTGTTgtgattatttaattataaataatgcaGACAGTCCTGCAGCCGGAATTCCATCTATTCGATACGACTTGTCACGTCCAATTGTACCTCTCGGTGGCTGTCGAGCtgatttggaaaatttggGAGACGAATGTTCAGCAGCGATTTTATTGAATCCGAGCATTTATTTCAACTATGGCCTGTCATTCCGAGATTTCTTCATTCCCCGAAAACGAGATGTGATTCGTGGTTTATTTGAGAAAACCGGTTACAGCCTGAGCGACGCAGCGTTTGAAAAATTGTGGTCCGAAGGGGTGGAGCATGACAAAACCGGGTTGGTTTGCGTAGATACTTTCAATAAACTGTTAGAAAAATATTACGGCGATCAGAGGAAACTGGTCGTTGATGAAGCAACatgttga